A window of the Brassica napus cultivar Da-Ae chromosome A2, Da-Ae, whole genome shotgun sequence genome harbors these coding sequences:
- the LOC106425690 gene encoding pectin acetylesterase 9-like, which translates to MKTPRLLDLTAAIILLVSVVSSLPPLVSGDPGRRVSMTLVRGAAALGAFCLDGSLPAYHLDRGFGAGSNNWLLQFEGGGWCNDIASCVDRSKTRRGSTRFMSKTAVFTGILSDNASLNPDFYNWNKVRLRYCDGASFAGDAQFRNGTSMLYFRGQRIWKAILLDLLPKGLAKARKALLTGCSAGGLSTFLHCDNFKNYLPRTANVKCMRDAGFFLDAIDVAANRTMRSFYTKLVSLQGIQKNLDPNCTRAFYPEPSLCFFPQYALRFIRTPMFILNSAYDVFQFHHGLVPPSADLTGRWKRCKLNVTACNPHQLDALQGFRTDMLGALMNFFRNSTRGGMFINSCFDHCQSALQETWLSPTSPRIHNKTIARTVGDWYFGRRNGAKEIGCPYPCDKTCHNLIPTSTTADSLVNLDI; encoded by the exons ATGAAGACGCCGCGGCTTCTCGACCTAACGGCGGCGATAATTCTTCTCGTCTCTGTTGTCTCATCTCTGCCGCCGCTTGTTTCAGGCGACCCAGGGCGGCGAGTCAGCATGACACTGGTTCGAGGGGCCGCTGCGCTTGGTGCTT TTTGCTTGGACGGTAGCTTACCGGCTTATCACTTGGATAGAGGCTTCGGTGCTGGATCAAACAATTGGCTTTTGCAGTTTGAG GGAGGAGGATGGTGCAATGATATAGCATCATGCGTGGATAGATCAAAGACCCGTCGAGGCTCAACACGTTTTATGAGCAAAACCGCCGTCTTCACTGGAATCTTGAGCGATAACGCCTCTTTAAATCCAG ATTTTTACAACTGGAACAAAGTCAGGCTAAGGTATTGCGATGGAGCTTCGTTTGCGGGAGATGCACAATTTCGCAACGGG ACGTCAATGCTTTATTTCAGAGGACAGCGTATATGGAAGGCCATCCTTCTTGACCTTCTACCCAAAGGCTTAGCAAAAGCCCGCAAG GCTCTTCTGACCGGTTGTTCAGCTGGTGGTTTGTCGACGTTTTTGCATTGCGACAACTTCAAGAACTATCTTCCAAGAACCGCCAACGTTAAGTGCATGAGGGACGCTGGATTCTTTCTTGACGC AATCGATGTAGCAGCAAACCGGACAATGAGATCTTTCTACACTAAGCTTGTGTCTTTACAG GGTATACAAAAGAACCTTGATCCAAACTGCACACGAGCGTTCTATCCCGAACCATCTCTG TGCTTTTTCCCGCAATATGCGTTGAGATTCATTAGAACACCAATGTTCATCTTAAACTCAGCCTACGATGTCTTCCAG TTCCATCATGGGCTTGTACCACCTTCTGCTGACTTAACTGGGCGTTGGAAGCGCTGCAAGCTTAATGTGACGGCATGTAATCCACACCAGCTCGATGCACTCCAAG gGTTTAGGACAGACATGTTGGGAGCATTAATGAATTTCTTCAGAAATTCTACTAGAGGAGGGATGTTTATAAACTCATGCTTCGATCATTGTCAGAGTGCTTTACAGGAAACTTGGCTATCTCCCACTTCACCAAGGATCCATAATAAG ACAATTGCTAGGACGGTCGGAGATTGGTATTTCGGGAGACGAAATGGAGCAAAAGAAATAGGTTGTCCATATCCATGTGATAAAACATGTCATAATCTGATTCCAACTTCTACTACAGCAGATTCTTTGGTAAATTTGGACATTTAA
- the LOC106404452 gene encoding 40S ribosomal protein S11-3, which yields MAEQTEKAFLKQPKVFLSSKKSGKGKRPGKGGNRFWKNIGLGFKTPRDAIDGTYIDRKCPFTGTVSVRGRILAGTCHSAKMQRTIIVRRNYLHFVKKYQRYEKRHSNIPAHVSPCFRVKEGDHVIIGQCRPLSKTVRFNVLKVIPAGASAFAKKAFTGM from the exons ATGGCTGAACAG ACTGAGAAAGCTTTCCTCAAGCAACCCAAGGTCTTCCtaag CTCGAAGAAATCTGGGAAAGGAAAGAGACCTGGTAAAGGTGGAAACCGTTTCTGGAAGAACATTGGTTTGGGTTTCAAGACTCCTCGTGACGCCATTGATG GAACTTACATTGACAGGAAATGCCCATTCACTGGAACTGTTTCAGTAAGAGGACGTATCTTAGCTGGTACTTGCCACAGTGCCAAGATGCAGCGAACCATCATCGTTCGTAGGAACTATCTCCATTTCGTCAAGAAGTATCAAAG ATATGAGAAGAGACATTCCAACATCCCTGCCCATGTCTCACCTTGCTTCCGTGTCAAAGAAGGTGATCATGTCATCATTGGCCAATGCAGGCCGTTGTCAAAGACGGTGAGGTTCAATGTGCTGAAGGTGATCCCAGCAGGTGCATCTGCATTTGCAAAGAAGGCATTCACTGGAATGTAA